The stretch of DNA TGGGCTGGATGGTCACGGGCAAGGTATCGATGGTGCCCAGGACGTTTCCGCCGTTGAAGTTTGCCCCGATTTGCAGGATGGAGCTGGTCCCGCCCATGGCCCCGAAGGATCCCGGTTCCCCGTCGAGCAAGGTCATGCCGTTGTATTGGGTGCTTTGGGAGATGCGTTGGATTTCCTGCATCAAGGACTGGAACTCCTGATCCATATAGCCGCGCTCGACGGTGGAAAAGGTGTCGTTGTCCGACTGGACCGCCAATTCGCGCATGCGCTGGAGCATGTCCGAAACCTCGCCGCAAGCGCCTTCGGCGATATTCAGCAAGGCGGTCCCGTCATTGGCATTGCGGATGGCCTGGGCGGTGCCGCGGATCTGGGTGCGGATCTTTTCGGAGACGGAAAGTCCCGCCACGTCGTCGGCGGCGCGGTTGATGCGCAGGCCCGTCGACAGCTTTTGCAGCGATGCGTCCAAGCCGTCGGTGTTCTGGGCCAACGAGTTCGATG from Fibrobacterota bacterium encodes:
- a CDS encoding flagellin produces the protein MTRINHNITAMITSNSLAQNTDGLDASLQKLSTGLRINRAADDVAGLSVSEKIRTQIRGTAQAIRNANDGTALLNIAEGACGEVSDMLQRMRELAVQSDNDTFSTVERGYMDQEFQSLMQEIQRISQSTQYNGMTLLDGEPGSFGAMGGTSSILQIGANFNGGNVLGTIDTLPVTIQPITLGALGIPPNLTAITNRNGAFAAIGAVDAAIRSVSMVRSSLGAVINRLDHAVKNLQVQDTNMTSAESAIRDVDFAKEMTEFTRNQILTQSATSMLAQANQAPQHILELLK